A stretch of Desulfobaccales bacterium DNA encodes these proteins:
- a CDS encoding glycosyltransferase → MNPTSVVLPAAKPAPAPYLSVVIPVFNEEDNLEELGRRLLATLTQDGRPFEIILVDDGSTDRSWELITALHERHPEVVRGIQFHRNFGQHAAVFAGLAAARGQVVVTLDADLQNPPEEIPKLVAKIEEGYDAVGGWRENRQDSWLRRLPSRLVNFIMSRVTGVPLRDYGCMLRAYRREVVDSINRCHETSSFIPALANLYARRVTEIPVAHAPRTAGVSKYNLFKLLRLNFDLMTGFSNFPIHLVGVLGILIACMGLGFGLFLFIRRFLVGPEVEGVFTLFAILFVFVGLNTFGLALIGEYVGRIYREVRARPRYVVRQELGGGQENQDGHQ, encoded by the coding sequence ATGAACCCGACCAGTGTGGTGTTGCCCGCCGCCAAGCCGGCTCCGGCCCCGTATCTCTCCGTGGTCATTCCGGTCTTCAATGAAGAGGACAATCTGGAGGAGTTGGGCCGCCGGCTGTTGGCCACCTTGACTCAGGACGGCCGCCCCTTTGAGATCATCCTGGTGGATGACGGCTCCACCGATCGCTCCTGGGAGCTCATCACCGCCCTTCATGAACGCCATCCGGAGGTCGTCCGGGGCATCCAGTTCCACCGCAATTTCGGGCAGCACGCCGCGGTCTTTGCCGGGCTGGCCGCGGCCCGGGGCCAGGTGGTGGTGACCCTGGACGCCGATCTCCAGAACCCCCCCGAGGAGATTCCCAAGCTGGTGGCCAAGATCGAAGAGGGCTATGACGCCGTGGGGGGCTGGCGGGAGAACCGCCAGGACTCCTGGCTCAGGCGCCTGCCTTCCCGACTGGTGAATTTCATCATGAGCCGGGTGACCGGCGTGCCCTTACGGGATTACGGCTGCATGCTGCGGGCCTATCGCCGGGAGGTGGTGGACAGCATCAACCGCTGTCATGAGACCTCCAGCTTCATCCCCGCCCTGGCCAACCTCTACGCCCGGCGGGTGACGGAGATCCCCGTGGCCCACGCCCCGCGCACGGCCGGGGTCTCCAAATACAACCTCTTCAAGCTCCTGCGCCTCAATTTCGACCTGATGACCGGCTTTTCCAACTTCCCCATCCACCTGGTGGGGGTGTTGGGCATCCTCATTGCCTGCATGGGGCTGGGCTTCGGGTTGTTCCTCTTCATCCGCCGGTTCCTGGTGGGGCCGGAGGTGGAGGGGGTCTTTACCCTCTTTGCCATCCTCTTTGTCTTTGTGGGCTTGAACACCTTCGGCCTGGCGCTCATCGGCGAGTATGTGGGCCGCATCTACCGGGAGGTGCGGGCCCGGCCCCGCTATGTGGTGCGCCAAGAGCTGGGGGGCGGCCAGGAAAATCAGGATGGCCATCAGTGA
- a CDS encoding formyltransferase → MRLLFFGYHNVGYFCLQVLLELCRELGDEIAAVVTHADNPRENLWFASVRDLAHRHHLPVYQPEDPNDPDFVAAMTRLQPDFLFSCYYRHMLKAPLLALPRFGSLNLHGSLLPKYRGRVPVNWVLVHGETETGVTLHYMEEKADRGDIVAQERVPIAPDDTAYTLFAKITAAAAELMRRAYPRLRAGTAPRLPQDHSQASYFGGRRPEDGLIDWQRPAQEIYNLVRAVTHPYPGAFTFLQGRRLFVWWGRPLPDFDLTGRRPGEIVAALPGQGLVVATGGGGFLLERAQFEGEPEFLGPVWALFTHLVGARLGE, encoded by the coding sequence ATGCGGCTGTTGTTCTTCGGCTATCACAATGTGGGCTATTTTTGCCTCCAGGTGCTCCTCGAGCTTTGCCGGGAGCTGGGCGACGAAATCGCCGCGGTGGTGACCCACGCCGACAATCCCCGGGAGAACCTCTGGTTCGCCTCCGTCCGGGACCTGGCCCACCGCCATCACCTCCCCGTGTACCAGCCCGAGGACCCCAACGACCCCGACTTTGTGGCGGCGATGACCAGGCTTCAGCCGGATTTCCTTTTTTCCTGCTATTACCGGCACATGCTCAAGGCGCCCCTGTTGGCGCTGCCGCGGTTCGGGTCCCTCAACCTGCACGGCAGCCTCCTCCCCAAGTACCGGGGGAGGGTGCCGGTGAACTGGGTGCTGGTGCACGGCGAGACCGAAACCGGAGTCACCCTGCACTACATGGAAGAGAAGGCGGACCGGGGCGACATCGTGGCCCAGGAGCGGGTGCCCATCGCCCCCGACGACACGGCCTACACCCTCTTTGCCAAGATCACCGCAGCTGCGGCAGAACTTATGCGCCGGGCCTACCCCAGGCTTCGGGCCGGCACTGCGCCGCGGCTCCCCCAGGACCATTCCCAGGCGTCTTATTTCGGCGGCCGCCGACCCGAGGACGGCCTCATTGACTGGCAGCGCCCCGCTCAGGAGATCTACAATCTGGTGCGGGCCGTCACCCATCCATATCCCGGGGCCTTCACTTTTCTTCAAGGTCGCCGCCTCTTCGTCTGGTGGGGCCGGCCGCTGCCGGACTTTGACCTGACCGGCCGCCGGCCAGGAGAGATCGTGGCGGCCCTGCCCGGCCAGGGGCTGGTGGTGGCCACCGGCGGGGGTGGGTTCCTCCTGGAGCGGGCCCAGTTCGAGGGGGAGCCGGAATTCTTGGGACCGGTGTGGGCCCTCTTCACCCACCTGGTGGGCGCCCGCCTGGGGGAATAA
- a CDS encoding bifunctional UDP-4-keto-pentose/UDP-xylose synthase, protein MKILILGVNGFIGNALVRRILATRDWEVFGMDLYANKIAEVLDHPRFHFLEGDIAINKEWIEYHIKKCDVVLPLVAIATPMTYVKKPLAVFELDFEENLRIVRQCVKYGTRIVFPSTSEVYGMCTDPEFDEDQSPLVLGPIHKQRWIYSASKQLLDRVIWAYGQEGALQFTLFRPFNWIGPKLDDLDAAKEGSSRVVTQFILNLLLREPIKLVDGGFQKRCFTYVEDGIDALMTIIENPGGAADGQIFNIGNPKNEASVRELAHLLRELFMQHPDHKDDGVYSEIVETSSEDYYGKGYQDILTRKPSIAKARRLLGWEPKTDLVTSLKYTLDAFLAEAKESAGKG, encoded by the coding sequence ATGAAAATTCTTATCTTAGGCGTCAACGGCTTCATCGGCAATGCCCTGGTGCGGCGCATCCTGGCCACCCGGGACTGGGAAGTCTTCGGCATGGACCTCTACGCCAACAAGATTGCCGAGGTCCTGGATCACCCCCGCTTCCATTTCCTGGAGGGCGACATTGCCATCAACAAGGAGTGGATCGAATACCACATCAAGAAGTGCGATGTGGTGCTGCCCTTGGTGGCCATCGCCACGCCCATGACCTATGTGAAAAAGCCCCTGGCGGTCTTTGAGCTGGACTTCGAGGAGAACCTGCGCATCGTCCGCCAGTGTGTCAAATACGGCACCCGCATTGTCTTTCCCTCCACCAGCGAAGTCTACGGCATGTGCACCGACCCGGAGTTTGATGAGGACCAAAGCCCCCTGGTGCTGGGGCCCATCCACAAGCAGCGCTGGATCTACTCCGCCAGCAAGCAGCTTCTGGACCGGGTCATCTGGGCCTATGGCCAGGAGGGGGCTTTGCAATTCACCCTCTTTCGCCCCTTCAACTGGATCGGCCCCAAGCTGGACGACCTGGACGCCGCCAAGGAGGGTAGCTCCCGGGTGGTGACCCAGTTCATCCTCAACCTGCTGCTCAGGGAGCCCATCAAGCTGGTGGACGGCGGCTTCCAGAAGCGCTGCTTCACCTATGTGGAGGACGGCATCGACGCCCTCATGACCATCATCGAGAACCCCGGGGGCGCAGCGGACGGCCAGATCTTCAACATCGGCAACCCGAAAAACGAAGCCTCGGTCCGGGAACTGGCCCATCTTTTGCGGGAGCTCTTCATGCAGCACCCGGACCACAAGGATGACGGGGTCTATTCCGAGATTGTCGAGACCTCCTCCGAGGACTATTACGGCAAGGGCTATCAGGACATCCTCACCCGCAAGCCCTCCATCGCCAAGGCCCGGCGCCTGTTGGGCTGGGAGCCCAAGACCGATCTCGTGACCTCCCTCAAATACACCCTGGACGCCTTTCTGGCGGAGGCCAAAGAAAGCGCCGGCAAGGGGTGA
- a CDS encoding ribonuclease HI family protein, whose product MREDPPSSPAPKAAVLTALADTLDIPAVLARFYLTQEQLRELLKEAASSLKERETGAWRLYVDGASRGNPGPAGAGVVLLDPAGQVAAEASRFLGRTTNNVAEYQALLLGLELARRHGVTYLEIFADSELLVRQLTGRYQVRSPHLKPLYQAARQALTSIPAWRLTHVPRQQNQAADRLANAAIDQAKAGR is encoded by the coding sequence ATGAGGGAGGACCCCCCTTCCTCCCCGGCCCCAAAGGCGGCGGTGCTGACGGCCCTGGCCGACACCCTGGACATCCCGGCGGTGCTGGCCCGCTTTTACCTCACCCAGGAGCAGCTCCGGGAGCTGCTGAAAGAGGCCGCATCGTCTTTAAAGGAACGGGAGACTGGAGCATGGCGCCTCTATGTGGATGGCGCCTCCCGGGGCAACCCTGGCCCGGCCGGCGCCGGTGTCGTCCTCTTAGACCCGGCTGGGCAGGTGGCGGCGGAGGCCTCCCGTTTCCTGGGCCGCACCACCAACAACGTGGCGGAGTACCAGGCCCTGCTCCTGGGCTTGGAGCTGGCCCGCCGCCACGGCGTGACATACCTGGAGATCTTTGCCGACTCGGAACTGCTGGTGCGCCAGCTCACCGGCCGCTACCAGGTCCGCAGCCCCCACCTGAAACCCCTCTACCAGGCGGCGCGCCAGGCCTTGACGAGCATCCCCGCCTGGCGCCTCACCCATGTGCCGCGACAGCAGAACCAAGCCGCCGACCGTTTGGCCAACGCGGCCATTGACCAGGCCAAGGCCGGGCGCTAA